One window from the genome of Candidatus Alcyoniella australis encodes:
- a CDS encoding ATP-binding protein produces GGMAVHVGSGASSRPVIRNIPPTRYDDVRGQNAAVEAVRDYVEMPIKHAEIFKHIGAKGSRGVLLYGAPGNGKTLLAKAVAGESGAHIEIVSGPEALSKWVGEAEERIRAIFERARKLAPSVILFDEIDAIASSRSLAEGHHHKTLVSQLLVLLDGLEDRGHIFVIGTTNRPDDVDPALRRPGRFDRTIHMGPPGIEGRAAIFAKHMAGMKVGSDIDPHELARLTPGFSGAQIELACREAGMACVKETVQDHVPLEFVEVRMDHFEKAIELIIRENLKNASGRRRSKGNGDEKPEAGRILDPHFLLIADQAK; encoded by the coding sequence AAGGCGGGATGGCGGTCCATGTCGGGAGCGGCGCATCGTCACGCCCTGTCATTCGCAATATCCCTCCCACTCGATATGACGATGTGCGCGGACAGAACGCCGCAGTGGAGGCGGTGCGCGACTACGTCGAGATGCCCATCAAGCACGCGGAGATTTTCAAGCACATCGGCGCCAAGGGCAGCAGGGGCGTCCTGCTTTACGGCGCGCCAGGCAACGGCAAAACATTGCTGGCCAAGGCCGTGGCCGGTGAATCCGGCGCGCACATCGAGATCGTCTCCGGGCCGGAGGCGCTATCCAAGTGGGTCGGCGAGGCCGAGGAGCGGATCCGCGCGATCTTCGAGCGAGCCCGTAAACTTGCGCCCTCAGTAATCCTCTTCGACGAGATCGACGCCATCGCTTCCTCCCGAAGCCTCGCGGAAGGGCATCATCACAAGACTCTCGTATCCCAACTGCTCGTCCTGCTCGACGGCCTGGAGGATCGCGGCCACATCTTCGTCATCGGCACGACCAACCGCCCCGACGACGTGGACCCCGCGCTACGCCGCCCAGGTCGCTTCGACCGGACGATCCACATGGGGCCGCCGGGTATCGAAGGCCGCGCGGCCATCTTTGCAAAACACATGGCCGGGATGAAAGTCGGCAGCGATATTGACCCCCATGAACTTGCCCGCCTCACACCAGGCTTTTCCGGCGCGCAGATCGAACTTGCCTGCCGCGAGGCAGGCATGGCCTGTGTGAAGGAGACCGTGCAAGATCATGTTCCCCTGGAATTCGTGGAAGTGCGGATGGATCATTTCGAAAAGGCTATTGAGCTGATTATTCGTGAAAACCTCAAAAACGCTTCCGGCCGGCGCCGCTCAAAAGGCAATGGCGATGAAAAACCCGAGGCCGGCCGGATACTCGATCCGCATTTTCTCCTGATCGCTGACCAAGCAAAATAA